The Benincasa hispida cultivar B227 chromosome 11, ASM972705v1, whole genome shotgun sequence genome has a segment encoding these proteins:
- the LOC120090154 gene encoding (+)-gamma-cadinene synthase-like, which yields MKANDIPDTKRSIANFHPSIWTDHFLSVTFDDALKVDNEMKEQAENLKEEIRMMVVVSVKNPLEKLKLVDSIQRLGVSYHFENEIDQILEHLYISYSTLLNKDRDEDLHIIVLLFRLLRQQGYRISCDIFSKFMDNSGKFKESLGNDEKGILSLYEASHMRGHGEAVLEEALEFTTTHLKTYIECSSNPHFASEVNNALKFPIRKGVTRIKAREYLEIYEQDPSHNETLLTFSKLDFNILQKLHQKELCEIYRWWKELNVPTNFPFARDRIVEDYFWVLGVYFEPHFNVGRKILTKVIAMTSIMDDIYDAYGTFEELQVFTLAINRWDISMINLLPNYMKVYYTTMLNLFEEIDRDIAIDGTSYRAHFAKEAMKRQAESYFKEAEWLNKKHKPNFEAYMEVASVSSGYALLATISFACMGDVATQEVFDWVFECPKILEASTIIARLMDDLVSYEFEKQREHVASAVECYMNSYGCSKEETYAEFKKKVEDAWKNINECSLHPASVPMPFLLCVLNLTRVIALLYSDEDGYTNAKGRTKVLIQSLLVEPVRF from the exons ATGAAAGCCAATGACATTCCTGATACTAAACGTTCTATTGCAAACTTTCATCCTAGCATTTGGACTGATCATTTCCTTTCAGTTACATTTGATGATGCATTG AAAGTCGATAATGAAATGAAAGAACAAgctgaaaatttgaaagaagaaaTACGGATGATGGTGGTTGTTTCTGTGAAAAACCCATTGGAGAAACTAAAGTTGGTTGATTCAATCCAACGATTAGGTGTATCTTATCATTTCGAAAATGAGATTGACCAAATCTTAGAACATTTATATATATCCTATTCCACTTTATTGAATAAAGATCGCGATGAAGATCTTCATATTATTGTTCTTCTATTTCGACTTCTCAGGCAACAAGGTTATAGAATTTCATGTG ATATATTCTCAAAATTCATGGACAATAGTGGAAAATTTAAAGAATCATTGGGTAATGATGAAAAAGGAATTTTGAGCCTATATGAAGCATCACATATGAGGGGACATGGAGAAGCTGTGCTTGAGGAAGCTCTTGAATTTACTACTACACATCTTAAAACATATATTGAATGCTCTAGTAATCCTCATTTTGCCTCTGAAGTTAACAATGCCTTGAAATTTCCTATTAGAAAAGGTGTTACAAGAATCAAGGCAAGAGAGTATTTGGAAATATACGAACAAGATCCTTCCCACAACGAGACTTTGCTTACATTCTCAAAACTAGACTTCAATATATTACAAAAACTTCACCAAAAGGAGTTATGTGAAATCTACAG gTGGTGGAAAGAATTGAATGTCCCAACGAACTTTCCATTTGCGAGAGATAGAATTGTGGAGGATTACTTTTGGGTATTGGGTGTATATTTCGAACCTCATTTCAATGTGGGAAGGAAAATATTGACTAAAGTGATCGCCATGACCTCAATTATGGATGATATTTATGATGCTTATGGAACATTTGAAGAACTCCAAGTCTTCACTTTAGCAATCAACAG ATGGGACATAAGCATGATTAATCTACTCCCTAATTATATGAAAGTTTATTATACAACTATGCTCAATCTTTTCGAAGAGATTGATAGAGATATAGCGATTGATGGAACATCGTATCGTGCTCACTTTGCAAAGGAAGCG ATGAAAAGGCAAGCTGAATCCTATTTCAAGGAAGCTGAATGGCTAAACAAAAAGCATAAACCAAACTTTGAAGCATACATGGAAGTGGCTTCAGTTAGCTCAGGTTATGCACTACTTGCCACTATTTCATTTGCTTGCATGGGTGATGTTGCAACTCAAGAGGTATTTGATTGGGTTTTTGAGTGCCCAAAAATTCTTGAAGCCTCAACCATCATTGCTAGACTAATGGATGATCTTGTATCCTACGAG tttgagaaacAAAGAGAACATGTTGCTTCTGCCGTTGAATGTTACATGAACAGTTATGGCTGCTCAAAAGAAGAAACATATGCTGAATTCAAAAAGAAAGTAGAAGATGCATGGAAGAATATAAATGAATGTAGCCTTCATCCAGCCAGTGTTCCAATGCCATTTTTATTGTGTGTATTAAATCTCACCAGAGTTATTGCCTTGCTTTATTCTGATGAGGATGGATATACAAATGCTAAGGGTAGGACCAAAGTTCTTATCCAGTCTCTTCTTGTTGAACCGGTGCGGTTTTAA